One genomic window of Streptomyces sp. NBC_01276 includes the following:
- a CDS encoding DUF4190 domain-containing protein produces the protein MRPRTGVRAPARTRTRTRDADAMAVVAFVLGLVGLLVMNLLLGPIAIGLGTLALWQRTARPGRARLAIALGVADIVVLACLVTADGTWSWGLT, from the coding sequence ATGCGCCCCCGGACCGGCGTGAGGGCTCCGGCCCGTACGCGTACCCGCACCCGCGACGCCGACGCGATGGCAGTCGTCGCGTTCGTCCTCGGCCTGGTCGGGCTGCTGGTGATGAACCTGCTGCTCGGCCCCATCGCCATCGGCCTCGGCACCCTCGCCCTGTGGCAGCGCACGGCCCGGCCCGGCCGAGCCCGCCTCGCCATCGCCCTGGGCGTGGCCGACATCGTGGTCCTCGCCTGCCTCGTCACCGCCGACGGCACGTGGTCGTGGGGACTGACCTGA